The nucleotide window ATCTGGCGGAGTTTGGCGGCACGCTGGCGCACGTCTCGCATTGGCTGTGGGGTGTGCGCGATGGCGGCGCGGGACACTGCTTCCCGGCCGGCCACGCCTCGGCGGCCTTCGCCTACCTGGCCGGCTGTTTCGTGCTGCGGCGCTCTGTTGCGCGCGCCGTGGCCATGCGCTGGCTGGCGGCGGCGCTGGCGGCCGGCCTGCTGCTGGGCCTGGCGCAGCAGGTGCGCGGCGCGCACTACATGAGCCACACGCTGTGGACGGCGTGGATCTGCTGGACGGTAGGCCTGGCGCTTGAGGGGCTGGCGCGCTGGCTGCCCGCCGCAGGCCAGCCCGCTGCGGTTCATCTGAACGAAGCCTGAACGGACGCTTCAGCCGCCCTTCAGGCGGCGCGCCCACCATGGCCGCCATGCTTGTTTCCGATCATTCACGCGCCGCCGGGTCTTTGGCGCCGGCCCTGCGGCTACCCGCCTGGCTGCGCCGCATCGATGCCTGGCTGGCGCGCCCCCTGAGCCCGCAGCAGATCGTGCTGCGCCTGTCGATCTACCTGCTCGTGGCGGCCAACGCGCCGCTGTGGCTGCAGCTGGCACGCATTGGCGGCGCCCCCAGTCTGTACATGCGCTCGGCGCTGGCGCTGGCGGTGCTGCTGGTGTGCGGCCTGGTGGCCATCCTGGCGTTCACCGCCTGGACGCGCGGCATGCGCCTGGTGTGGTGGCTGGTGGCGGCCGTGGCGGCGCTGGCGCAGTACTACATGCTCAGCTACAGCGTGGTCATGGACCCCGGCATGGCCGCCAACGTGCTGCAAACCGATGCGCGCGAGGTGGCCGACCTGCTGGGACCACGCCTGGTGCTGGCGGTGCTGGCGGTGCTGGCCCTGCCCACCTGGTGGCTGCTGCGCGTGCGCATCCCGGCCATGGGTGCGCTGCGCCAGCTGGGGCGCAATCTGGCGCTGCTGGCCCTGGCGCTGGGCATCGCCACGGCCACGGTGGCCCTGTCCTCGCGCGAGCTGGCGCCGCTCATGCGCAACCACCCGCAACTGCGCTACCTGATGAACCCGCTGGCCAGCCTGTACTCCACGGCGGTGGCGGCGGCGCGCCCGGCGTTCGCGCGCAGCCAGGCGCTGGTGCCGGTCAGCGGCGGCGCCGCGCTGGGCGCAAGCCACGCGCCCGGTGCGCGGCCGCAGCTGTTCGTGCTGGTGGTGGGCGAGACGGCGCGCGCCGATCACTTTGCCCTGAACGGCTACGGGCGCGACACCACGCCGCTCCTGGCCGGGCAGCCGGGCGTTCTGTCGTGGCGCAACGTGCGCTCGTGCGGCACCAGCACGCTGGCCTCGCTGCCGTGCATGTTCTCGCCGCTGGGCAAGGAGAAATTCGAGTCGCGCGCCAGCGAGTACGAAAACCTGCTGGACGTGGTCCAGGCCACCGGCATGGCCGTGCTGTGGCTGGACAACCAGT belongs to Melaminivora suipulveris and includes:
- a CDS encoding phosphatase PAP2 family protein, encoding MTASTLLPLRRLGAFTLLLLALLLAWDASGLDLPLARLFGDAQGFAWRDQPAFVLLAHTLPRWASSALLLALAFGALRPWGFLRALAPRDRWQLVLAIALAMAAITLFKRASSTSCPWDLAEFGGTLAHVSHWLWGVRDGGAGHCFPAGHASAAFAYLAGCFVLRRSVARAVAMRWLAAALAAGLLLGLAQQVRGAHYMSHTLWTAWICWTVGLALEGLARWLPAAGQPAAVHLNEA
- a CDS encoding phosphoethanolamine transferase, whose amino-acid sequence is MLVSDHSRAAGSLAPALRLPAWLRRIDAWLARPLSPQQIVLRLSIYLLVAANAPLWLQLARIGGAPSLYMRSALALAVLLVCGLVAILAFTAWTRGMRLVWWLVAAVAALAQYYMLSYSVVMDPGMAANVLQTDAREVADLLGPRLVLAVLAVLALPTWWLLRVRIPAMGALRQLGRNLALLALALGIATATVALSSRELAPLMRNHPQLRYLMNPLASLYSTAVAAARPAFARSQALVPVSGGAALGASHAPGARPQLFVLVVGETARADHFALNGYGRDTTPLLAGQPGVLSWRNVRSCGTSTLASLPCMFSPLGKEKFESRASEYENLLDVVQATGMAVLWLDNQSGCKGVCERVPHAQASEGLTPAQRQQLCDASGECRDVALLASLDERLAALPAAQREQGVLLVLHQMGSHGPAYYKRSAPEDKRFTPECRTEVLADCAHGELVNAYDNTIAATDAFLSRTIDWLRERAGDYDTGLLYVGDHGESLGEYGLFLHGMPYGVAPDAQKHVPMVAWLGGALQQRQGLSADCLARGLDAPLTHDNLYHTMLGVLDVRSPSYVPALDALAGCRRVA